In Isosphaera pallida ATCC 43644, the sequence GGATCGGCCTGCTTCGCCCTGGCCCGAACCCGCGATCACGCCTACGCCGCCGCGGCCCGCCTTCTCGAGCGTCATCCCGGGATCGGTCGAGTCCAAGTCGTGTCGTGCGGCCCTGGAGACGACACCGCCACGTAAAGGAGTACCCGGCTGTGGATATCACCGAAGTCCGCATCAAGCTCATGGAGGACAACTCCGGCAGCAACGAACGGCTACAGGCGTTCTGTAGCATCACGTTCGACAATATGTTCGTCATCCGTGACCTGAAGATCATCGAAGGAGCCAAGGGCTTTTTCGTGGCTATGCCCTCGCGCAAGCTCACCGACCGCTGCCACCACTGCGGGAGCAAGAACCACCTCCGCAGCCGCTTTTGCAACAACTGCGGCGCTCGTTTGGACGAAAACCGGGCCGCCCGCGACCCCGATGGTCGTGCCAAGCTTCACGCCGACATCGCCCACCCGATCAACTCCGCCTGCCGCGAGGCGATCCAGGCCAAGGTTCTGGAAGCCTACGCCGAGGAACTTGAACGCTCCAAGATGCCCGGCTATGTCTCACGCTACGACGAACTCGACGCCGAGTACGACGACGCCTTGGACATCCCGGTGGCCACCGTGCCCATCAGCGCCGGCCATCATCACGGCTACGGCCCCACGGCTCACCCCGCCCAGCATGGTCCCGGCTATGGTCCACC encodes:
- a CDS encoding SpoVG family protein, with amino-acid sequence MDITEVRIKLMEDNSGSNERLQAFCSITFDNMFVIRDLKIIEGAKGFFVAMPSRKLTDRCHHCGSKNHLRSRFCNNCGARLDENRAARDPDGRAKLHADIAHPINSACREAIQAKVLEAYAEELERSKMPGYVSRYDELDAEYDDALDIPVATVPISAGHHHGYGPTAHPAQHGPGYGPPVYSGSHGPGYATPEPPLRRGGPLRGHTSHGRSQILRGPHVSNRRGSAAAHPSSQGHPIHEPSAPASTPIEGDFGSGL